CAGCAACATAAACTATTATCAAGCACTAAACTTTGTCATTCGTGTTACATTGCCAGCTCCAGCAAAGACAGGAGAAACTCACAGTGGCTGCTGATACAGAACTACAGATACACTCCTGATTTCCTGACGAGTTCACATAGTTCAGGTGCTCTTGTCGCACATGCTAAAAGGCTAAGCTACCAAAATTTGCTGCCAAAACGCGCAGCCAGGCCATCTCTCAGATCGCATTACCGAACCAAGTCCTTGAGCTTGGTCATCCACCGGACATACTCCTTGGTCTGCTTGGTCACCATGTAATCGTGCATGAAGTTGGTGGTCGTCAGCGTCACCCCTCTTAGCTCCAGGAACTTGAACAGGCCCTTCTGCACATTCACAGGAAGCTCACTGCAGTAGAAAAATGATCAAATTGATCAGCAATAGGTTGTCAGACCGTTATAAGATCTAACTGTGCAGAAGTGAGGATGTGAAGTGATATTCTTACGTGAATTCCGGGCCCTCGAAGGggaatttttcttctttggatTCTGTTTCCTCCGCTATCATCATGTCGTCAATGGTGATCTCCTCGCGAAAGGCTGTGCAGGTGAACTCGAGTTTCGGGCTAGATCCCTTGGAGACTATGACCTTCATAGACAGGCTACTATCTTCGTCGCCCTCATCGTCATCTTCATCGTCATCGTTGGCAGCAGCATCACCGTCGgcctcatcatcttcttcatcaaaCTCAGGATCCCCTTCCATGTTAGGCATGCTCACAATGACCTCAATCTTCTCATCCTTGTACTCCCTTTTCAGAATGACCACGCTCATCCCCTCTTCGTCAACGATTTCAAAGGGAAAGTTGTCCGGAGCAGGTTCCTGTGAAAAGAATGAAAATTAAATCCAGCTAAACAGTCTAAATTTGAATTACCAAACCCTACAAAACTGAACCATCCTCTGCACTCATGTAAATCCATACTCAACAAGATCATTAGATGATCAGCCAACACACAGCAGCTGctgagagagaaaaaacagtCTAGATATTCAGACTTGGTTTTTAGCACAATACAAGATCATGCTAAACCGTGATATATAAACAGATAGTTGTGCACCTTATACGCCGGCATGCTTAATTGATTACATTACATATGCGAATCAACACTAAACCAAGCTAAATCACAGTGCAAAAGGAACGGATGATTGTCCACCCAACCTGTATGCAAAGAATCACTACCACGGCATGCTTGCTTAAcacattatatatgcattcaaaACAATTAAAAATCCCCCCCTTAGAAATGGGCAGCTCCAGGTTCATTTCCATGAACAGTTACCACTAAGAACCTATCTATCATCCATTCCACGCAAGATATATCACCAGAATTCGAAACGAAGATTCAGCAGAACCCGTATCCCCAACGACAAAAGACAAACCCCCTCTCTAATTCCGGCAAGACAAGGATTCTTGCATTCTAGCACCATGCGCCAAATCCATCAAGCTCAACGACGACATTGCCATCTCCAAACCCGACCGTACATACAAAGCGGCCGCATAACTAAAGCACGGCGCGTCCCCGTCCCGTCCCCCGTGCGTCATCTCTCAATCACTGACTCACCTCCCCGTCGGTGGCGAGGTACGCCTCGGCCTCCCTGATCTCGAGGTCGATGGCGGCGGGTAGCCCCCCTCCGCCGGACCCCTTTTTGTTCCTCTTCTTCACTTTGCTCTCCATCATCACCGGCGCCGAGTTGGCCGACCCCTTCGCCGCAGCGCGCAGGGGAGCCGCGAGCGGGCGCCGGGCCGGGGCCGTGGCCGCGCACGCGCCTCCTCGTACGGCGGACGGCACGGAGCGGAGcacggaagcggcggcggcggaggaggtggaggagacgaaggTCGCCATGGCGGTGCGGAGCTGaggcacgaggaggaagagaagagaagcaaATGAGGAGAGGGGATAAGGTGAGGGGTTTTGGGTTTATAATAAAGCCCAGGAAAATGTCGCGCGCTTTGCCAGTTGTTCTTGGgcagggcccacacgtcagtgGCATTAGAAGCATCGGTTCATGGGGTTTCAGAAGATAACCTGAAATTAAGCGTCAGATTTCTTGAAGAGATCCCCATTCTGAACACTCTCATTTCTGCCTTGATTTATTACAAGAAGAACAAGGATtgaatttgaagaaaagaTCCAGAAACATATAAATGAGAGACATATATTGATGTACAAACCGGgtgttcttctccttctcgaaaaaaaaaaagctacatCGACAGAATCACACCGTCGACGACCCATCACAGAAgctgctcgtcgtcggcgtAGTAGCGCGAGGTCAACAACGGCGAGTCAGGGCCGCCCGTGCCGGCACGGGTCCGGCCGCCGTCAGCGTAGCTGAGGATGACCCTGTACAGGAACGGCAGCAAGCCCTCCATTTGTTTCTTCTGCTGTCTGTATGTATGAATGGGTGCAGAAGCAAAGGATAGAAGAGACAAACGGGGTGTGCATCGTTTATATAATAAACACTGGGCTGTAATAAGAACTCATGACTAAGATTTTTTTGGGCCTTTACTAATCAAGGTTAGTGGAGTTTGTGGGATGATAACaatttgctttgcttgcatACTGAAATGGTCAatgaaagaaaaggagagagagagcaacGGGAGTTGATGAAGATGGTGATGGGGAAGGTGATGTTTGCATGTCTGTGGAGGAAATGAATTTTATGTGGGGAAGGTGATGTTTGCGCTCTCAAGGCAAAGACAAGATGCAATTCTCTATGCAACAGCTATGGAATATCAACATATTTGTTGCAAGAACAAACTAGGAGGAGGCAAGTATAGACAATCTGGAATATTAGCTCTGGTGGCTCTGGACTTCTGATCCAAGGAAGGAGTGGAAGAACCATACAAACAAGAAGAATACTATAGATATAAGATGCAGTTCGAATGAAGACAAGTGACATGTCATCTTACCTGACCTCATGACCCATAATCTAATGGGGTTTTGTTAGGCTCACCTGTTCTTTTTTCAGTGCTGTTAGAGAAGCTTGAAACTGGAACATCAACTAAACCTAtcattgcaatttgcaaacaTAAATATGTATATTCAACTAGAAGGTAGACCATCCTTCTCAAGTATCTGAACCAAAGGAATTAGGTCGACCTCAAGCATCATCCAGTCTATGACAGTGACATCCTACTTAAAAAGTCTCAGAATCACACAGAAGGGACAAGATATCATCTGCTTCTCTTGAGGAAATTTTACATTTGATGCTGCTCAGAGAACAACTGACACAGAACAATCGTAACATAGTACAACAGTGTAAAGTTCTTGCATATATTTGTCGCCTGGGCCGATCCGATTTGCGGTGCTTAATAACACATAATTTAGTCTCCAGAAAGAATGTCTAGCAACAGGTGGTAAAGCTTCTCTCTACATAAGCTACCTATGGCACAAGGCTGGCTCTTCGTGTCACAATTCCTCCACATAAAGTTGACGGGGTATGAGCAGAAGATATTGCTAACAAAAACGGCGACGGTAGTCCAAGGTGTCATGGATAGACATTGCCCTGATCAGTACAATCCTACGTGCTGAGGTGGAAAATTTGACAGTCCGGTTTGTAGTTGTTCTTCGAAGCAGCCTGCTCAAACTTCTTCAATGGCCCTTCATTCTCTGTCAAGCCAGTCTGTATAAAGTAGCGAGTCCACCATGAAGAACTTCGTAACTTTGCCTGTGACGAAACGCAATAGGTTTTGTCAGTGGAGGAACAGCAAAGTATCAGCAGAAATCCACAGCCTTCAGTCCGATACAATTTATTCTATAGGTTCTGGAACATATGAATATTTGCAAAACATCAGCTAAACAGTCAAATCTTCCATGAACTGCACGAATGGACTCCTTAACAGACTTGGCAATATACAAATTAGTATCCCAACTTACTTCCTTAACAGAACTGAAAACTTCGTCAATTTAGTATTGGGAAACTTAAGTAGGACATTATGAACTTGACTCATGCTGCAATTAGAAGTCATTTGTACGTACCGGTCTTCCAAATTTTGGTAGTTCAGAAATCTTAGCCTTCTGCTGGCCTGGATTGCCTGGAATAAGTGCAATGGAAATAAATATTAGCCCCGCCATTTTGCAGCATCCACCAAAACACTAGAAAATCATGTACATATACTCCACAATTAATGTTTACTGCACAAGACTGCAGTAAAACCAAACGCCAGCCCAACTACTATTCCCTGATCAGTAGCACTCGCAGAGAGTGATGCTTTGGGAACTGCAGTCAAACTTACTAAATTCGTTATAGATATCTTCACAAATATTTACTGTACATGGCTAGGTTGTATAAGACATGAGTTCAGGGTCGTAGGTAACATTTGCAATGGAGCCATCCTCAAACAACTTGTGACACCAAAGGAATGATACTCGAGCTGTTTGAGGTATATCTGTTCCAAGTCTGGTGCTCACCTAAAGAATTTAATCATGCCACCTACTCCAGAGACGTAGCACTATCACTGATTCCACTAGAACATCAAGCATTTAAATATGGTAACTGTCCCCTAGAGAATATCAACATTTGCTGTCACACTAGCCCCACCTAGAAATCCTCTGGGTTTTAGGTATGTTTGGCTTGAGCCCAAGCTTTCCGTACAAATTTTGGCGAAGCTTTTGTTTGCTCATGAGTTAGACAATGATGGCAAGAAAGAACTAGATTCATGTTGGAAAAATTTACTCTTTCAAGGCTCTTTCTTTTGGGTCTTTCAGTATGTTCATTCAGTAAAGAAACAATGTTTACAGTATAGAAACATTTTAAGGAATGGCAAGATATTGGCAGGCTCAGGAAATATGATCAAGTAACCATTCGTGCGGGTTTCTCTCTTTAAATGTCAGGTAAACAGTATTGTTTTCAACTATGATAACATTTTAGGAAGGGCATAATCTTTTACCACGACAAATATAGGAATGCATGTCAAACAAAGGTCcttttgaagaaaagaaagtaaaTATCTCATGTTGAAGGAAGGTCATACCAGTAAATATAACAAGGCCATCTGTGGAGACCCTTGCTAAATCAGGAAGTGTTTTGTTCAGATACCTTGGGGTCAGATAATCCAAAGCATCTGACACAACAACAAGGTTAAAAGAATCTGGGCGGTATGGAAGAGGGAACTTAATGTCAGACATACGGACAAAGCCCTTGCGCACAAGACTTTTGCAGCTACTATCAGCATCCTCCAAATCATAAGGCTCCACTCCCCATGCTTCAATCTTCCCTTCTTTCAACAAGTTAGAAACTACTGTACAACTATCAGGGCCTACATGGAGAACCTTTTGCATATCATTGCCATATGCCTTTTTAAGATAAGGAAGCGCCTGGATGACTTCTGATGTGCAAGAACCTGCACACAAATGCAAGACAAGGGAGGTAAAGGAGGAGCATTACCCACTAATATTTCAGGAAAGAAATAAAGGATCCCCAGTGCGTAGATACTTAAGGCATTAATTTTCACGGAACTATATAAAGTATATGCTTTGGCCTGTAACAACCTGAAAATTATCCATTTGTGATATATTTTATCATAATTTAGAGGATTTTGGCTACTTGGCTATACTGAAGATTATGATAACACAATGAACAAAGACAACTATTTTTCGGTACTACAATGAACTAGTACCACAAAACAAACCTATGTCAGTATGCTACAGTTTCAGTGTTCCACGAGGGTATTTTCTATTCACATTGGCATGTCCTAGTATAAACAAACATAAAGCCAgaacattaaaaaaacaaactagGAAGCTAGAGAAACAAATATATAAATGTAGTATAGGCCCAGGACACTCCTATGATCAAATCAACACACATAATGTGAATGTGACTTGTCTAGTCAGCATTTACATGTTATCGTGCCAGTAAAGAATGGTAAGGCAACAGGACAAAATATCCTCAATGCATTGTATGATATTTGTAGCAAAACAGTTTGAAACAACAACCGCGGACAATAAAATAGCAAGAGTAATCTTGAAATAGAAAAGAATTATAACGTGCAATGCTAAACTAATTTTAATGTGCAATGCTAAAAACATATCGAAAATACAAATTCAGGTCGATATCTCAGAAATTTGTATCAGGATAACGTAAAAATGATAGTAGGAAGTGGTTTGATTTGACACACGAGTTAGCGATAAAAAAGAATTATATATACCTTCAGACCTGGTGAAAGCTTCTCTGCTATTAACAGTTACACCTGGCAATTGGAGAGAGAGCGAAAAATCAAACCAAGCCAGACCACAATACATCTACAGACTATCACTGAGACCAGACCACTGTTCAACATCACAAAGCATGTCCATAAAATTCCGTATCATAGAGAACCAGACCCCCAGTACTGTTTGCATATGTAACATGGAGTTTATTCTCAAATAACTGTTTTAAACTGATAATACATATTCACGACTAGTTCAGAAAAGGCAGGTACAATACTACAGTGCTACTGTACATCATTATCGAAATGACGCATGCACCTATACTCCGAAATTCGTTAATATGAGTTGCCACATTCTTTTCCCAGTTGGAACCAGAGCacagaacaacaaaaacagagCTACTACATGTCACCGGTCACTCTCTGTGGTTATTTCACAATATATACatcaattaaacaaaaaaaaacatgcaatcATGCTAAGAGTTTGAAACACATACACACCTGGGCCGCTGTTGAAGTAGGCGATCAGAACAATCACACCCTGTGGCAGAAACAACCAGCAAACATCATTAGCAGCAGCGAGACACGACCAAAGAAAATAACTTGGGCAAGCATCAGGAGGGGGGATTACCAGGACGAGGAGTGCGATCGTGAGCACGCGCGGCGAGCGGGACTTGGAGTGGAGCAGGCCGCCGACGGAGGGCAGGCCCCCGTCCGACATCCGGCGGCCGGGATTCACCGACCTCCTCGACATCCTCCGCTCCTTGAACGCCACCGTCCACACACAGCGTCCCCAATCCAATTCCACCAGGCCAAAAAAGGCTCAATCCCCTCTCCTCAATCGCAACTGCTCACACCAAACCAACCAACGGCGACTACTCAGCGAACAAAATCATCACACCACAATGCAGCCGCACACGGGCCAGATCGATCGGACGAACGAACCTCGCGGCGAACCGGAGCGAATTAACCCCCGCGAGTGGGAGGAGTGCGTGCATACGTACCTGTGATGGCGGCGTCGgagacggggacggcggcggcggcgatggcgctAGGGTTGGGCCGGatctggggcggcggcggaggcgaaggGGGGGATCGGAGTGGAGTGGGGCGGGGGGGAGCGCGAGAGCGAGTGGGTGGCGATCCGACGAGATAGGGACGGACGGGGAATTTGGAATTTATTTCtttattattgttattattAAGAAAGAAGAGCCGTTTTTGCTGTCATTTGTGGTTGCGTATTTATATCCGTGGATTAGCGTTTTGGTTAGTGCGGGCTGGCCCGAATCACTATGCGCATTAGATTCGGGGATGTCGGTCGCTGTGGCCTGAGGCTGACGCTGACCGGTGGGGCCCGCACGTGCGATtttaattatttgttttgtctTTTTGTTCTTCGCGTCGCTGGCAGGCCGGTCGGGCTGACCTGGGAGTGGGGTGCGTCCCGGCCCAACCCAAAACAACCCGAGCGGTGTAATGGCtggaattttctttttgaaaaaggaaaaaaaaaagcagtcAATGGTTGGACCTGGAATGACACCGGTCAAAATTGGATTATGGCCTGCTTTGTTCGTTTTCAACATGACCATGGCAGGTTTCAAGAAGCCGCACAATTAAAGTGCCACGTCGGGCCCTAAGCGGAGAAAAAGCGTgtttaaaatatatataaacttATACGGCTTGTACTCCCTGCGACctatattacttgtcgaaatattacatgtatgatACATCCATTTGAGCAAGtatgagacaagtaatatggatcgaagggagtagtataaAATTATACTAAATCTGATATATTTCCTTTGTCTGCAAACAAATGTAATTCTAGATTTGTGCTAAGTCAACTTTTCTAGATTTGACTGTTGAAAAAGTAGCAACGGATATGACATCAAATgggtatattatgaaactaaTATAGTGTCATCAATAGTGTTATTTTTTTCCAATAAAATCGGtcaaattttgatatttttgacTTGGGACAAATCTAagagtacacttatttgtggacgaaGAGAGTACTACACCcttcgtctcatattaaatgacaaatttgtcaaatataAATgaatctatacctaaaaaccgtatagatacatgtaacatttcgtAACTCAACATGAGACGCAACTACTTATTATGGACCGAAGCaagtatcattttttttagagcagcAGAAGAGGTGCTACGAGCAATCTTAAGTGAGGTCCAATACAACTATGCTTGGCCCAATACCACTCGTGATTCGtgcaaaaaagagaaaaaaagagagagagaaaaaacttCCCCGTCTTCGCATTCTGCTCCCCAATCCTCAATCCAGATgagcgaggagggcggcggaaCGACGCACCGCCGCggcagctcgcc
The Brachypodium distachyon strain Bd21 chromosome 2, Brachypodium_distachyon_v3.0, whole genome shotgun sequence genome window above contains:
- the LOC100827884 gene encoding uncharacterized protein At3g49720 translates to MSRRSVNPGRRMSDGGLPSVGGLLHSKSRSPRVLTIALLVLGVIVLIAYFNSGPGVTVNSREAFTRSEGSCTSEVIQALPYLKKAYGNDMQKVLHVGPDSCTVVSNLLKEGKIEAWGVEPYDLEDADSSCKSLVRKGFVRMSDIKFPLPYRPDSFNLVVVSDALDYLTPRYLNKTLPDLARVSTDGLVIFTGNPGQQKAKISELPKFGRPAKLRSSSWWTRYFIQTGLTENEGPLKKFEQAASKNNYKPDCQIFHLST
- the LOC100824906 gene encoding uncharacterized protein At2g39795, mitochondrial — protein: MATFVSSTSSAAAASVLRSVPSAVRGGACAATAPARRPLAAPLRAAAKGSANSAPVMMESKVKKRNKKGSGGGGLPAAIDLEIREAEAYLATDGEEPAPDNFPFEIVDEEGMSVVILKREYKDEKIEVIVSMPNMEGDPEFDEEDDEADGDAAANDDDEDDDEGDEDSSLSMKVIVSKGSSPKLEFTCTAFREEITIDDMMIAEETESKEEKFPFEGPEFTELPVNVQKGLFKFLELRGVTLTTTNFMHDYMVTKQTKEYVRWMTKLKDLVR